From a single Aggregatilinea lenta genomic region:
- a CDS encoding FMN-binding protein, with amino-acid sequence MAHAPARPAKPPRTRNNSRLRNALIVFILLAAWLYGFTTTRADIAPLVPNVLPSAHTVVKNGDIFIAYDADHAVVGYAATADATGYGGPVTLLVGVDPDGQIAGIQVVEQHETPGFYTLLRDNRFVQKFLGSRLDQPLVLGEDVDGVSGASLSASAVASAIWRSVEKIRAGTNKPVSAPVQFGLPEVTLAALFAASLLLPRLRKARHKHTLRWAIMVVSLVILGFTYNKPLTIANFASLLAGYWPTWQTHLYWYLVLGGSIGVVLFSGKNMYCSSICPFGAAQECCARLGAARPFNDPDYNPVMSRRMRWVPRWLAVLALALGLAFRQPGAASYEPFGTLFTLNASFVPWALLIVVLFASVLVLRPFCTYLCPVKPALEFVLFARNRVRWLWQTRTIVFHP; translated from the coding sequence ATGGCCCACGCGCCTGCCCGACCGGCCAAGCCACCCCGCACAAGGAACAATTCCCGCCTGCGGAACGCGCTGATCGTTTTCATTTTGCTCGCCGCATGGCTGTACGGGTTCACCACCACCCGCGCCGACATCGCGCCACTGGTCCCAAACGTACTACCCAGCGCGCATACGGTGGTCAAGAATGGCGACATTTTCATCGCCTATGACGCCGACCACGCCGTCGTCGGGTATGCTGCCACAGCAGATGCGACCGGCTATGGCGGGCCAGTGACCCTGTTGGTTGGCGTCGATCCGGACGGTCAGATCGCGGGCATCCAGGTGGTCGAGCAGCACGAAACGCCCGGCTTCTACACGCTGCTGCGCGACAACCGTTTCGTTCAGAAGTTTCTGGGGTCGAGGCTGGACCAGCCGCTCGTCCTGGGCGAAGATGTAGACGGCGTGAGCGGCGCGTCACTCAGCGCCAGCGCGGTCGCCTCCGCCATCTGGCGCTCGGTCGAAAAGATCCGAGCTGGAACAAATAAGCCCGTCTCCGCCCCGGTGCAGTTCGGCCTGCCGGAAGTGACCCTGGCGGCGCTTTTTGCGGCCAGCCTCCTGCTGCCCCGGCTGCGTAAGGCGCGCCACAAGCACACCCTGCGCTGGGCGATCATGGTCGTCAGCCTCGTGATCCTGGGTTTCACGTATAACAAACCGCTGACCATCGCCAACTTTGCGTCGCTGCTGGCGGGCTACTGGCCTACGTGGCAGACGCACCTGTACTGGTATCTCGTGTTAGGCGGATCGATCGGCGTCGTGCTGTTCAGCGGCAAAAACATGTACTGCAGCTCGATCTGTCCCTTCGGGGCCGCGCAGGAATGCTGCGCCCGGCTCGGTGCCGCGCGGCCTTTCAACGATCCCGACTATAACCCGGTCATGTCACGCCGGATGCGCTGGGTGCCCCGCTGGCTGGCCGTGCTCGCGCTGGCGCTGGGCCTCGCGTTCCGCCAACCCGGCGCTGCCAGCTACGAGCCGTTCGGTACACTGTTCACGCTGAACGCCAGTTTCGTCCCGTGGGCGCTGCTCATCGTCGTGCTGTTCGCCTCGGTGCTCGTCCTGCGGCCCTTCTGCACCTACCTCTGCCCGGTAAAACCGGCGCTGGAATTCGTTCTATTCGCGCGCAACCGAGTGAGGTGGCTATGGCAGACCCGGACGATCGTATTTCACCCGTGA
- a CDS encoding glutamine amidotransferase, with product MTALRVLLAGESWMMSTTHYKGFDYMTTATYETGLAYFQQALDGSEIELTHIPSHLASQTFPQTLDALDAYDAVILSDIGAYSLLMHPDTWQRGQTSPNRLVLLREWVNQGGGLLMCGGYYSFAGIGAAAKFYRTPVEEILPVQIMTFDDRIETPEGAQPVVVEPAHPILDGFEGEWPVLLGFNELALKPDARLLATVQGYPLLAARGYGRGRTLAWASDIGPHWCPEPFAQWEGYRRLWIQSIEWLAGRR from the coding sequence ATGACTGCTTTGCGCGTGCTGCTGGCCGGTGAATCGTGGATGATGTCCACGACGCACTACAAGGGCTTCGACTACATGACGACCGCGACCTACGAAACCGGCCTCGCGTACTTCCAGCAGGCCCTGGATGGGTCCGAGATCGAACTCACGCACATTCCGAGCCACCTGGCGAGCCAGACCTTCCCGCAGACGCTGGACGCACTGGACGCTTACGACGCCGTGATCCTGAGCGATATCGGCGCGTACTCGCTGCTGATGCACCCCGATACGTGGCAGCGCGGCCAGACCTCGCCCAACCGCCTCGTGCTGCTGCGCGAATGGGTGAACCAAGGCGGCGGGCTGCTGATGTGCGGCGGCTACTATTCGTTCGCGGGGATCGGCGCGGCGGCCAAGTTCTATCGCACCCCCGTCGAGGAAATATTGCCCGTGCAGATCATGACTTTCGACGATCGCATCGAGACGCCGGAGGGCGCGCAGCCGGTCGTGGTCGAGCCCGCACACCCGATCCTGGACGGGTTCGAGGGCGAGTGGCCGGTGCTGTTGGGCTTCAACGAGCTGGCGCTGAAGCCGGACGCGCGCCTGCTGGCGACCGTGCAGGGCTACCCGCTGCTGGCGGCGCGCGGCTATGGGCGCGGTCGCACACTCGCGTGGGCGTCGGACATCGGGCCGCACTGGTGCCCGGAGCCGTTCGCGCAGTGGGAGGGCTATCGCCGCCTGTGGATCCAGTCGATCGAGTGGCTGGCGGGCCGCCGCTAG
- a CDS encoding FAD-binding oxidoreductase, which yields MPFDHHGTTSNGNNPANETSTPVAEAQVIARLRGLITGEVIAPEDAGYDAARAVFYGGHDRHPAVVVRPVNADEVAAVVRLARETSLELAVRSGGHSGAGHSVSEGGIVLDLAAMRALDIDVENRTAWAEAGLTAGEYTTAAASHGLATGFGDTGSVGIGGITLGGGVGYLVRKYGLTIDDLLAADVVTANGEIVRVDAESHPDLFWALRGGGGNFGVVTRFKFRLHPVDMVVGGMLVLPATVDVISGVAAAAHAAPEELSTIANVMIAPPMPFLPAELHGKLIVMLMLVYVGDVEAGQQAVAPFRALAAPLADMVRPMHYTEMYPPEEGGYHPTAVSWSMFVNTINRDTAQVILDHLHTSSAQMAVAQIRVLGGAMARVPVEATAFAHRQEPIMVNVAALYQNPAEEAQHKAWVREFAAALNQGSTGVYVNFLGNEGKDRVHDAYPGATWDRLAAVKHRYDPDNLFHLNHNVASAAVES from the coding sequence ATGCCGTTTGATCATCACGGTACGACGTCGAACGGAAACAACCCGGCCAACGAAACATCCACGCCAGTCGCTGAAGCACAGGTGATTGCCCGGCTCCGTGGGTTGATAACGGGCGAGGTGATCGCCCCGGAGGATGCCGGGTATGACGCGGCGCGCGCGGTTTTTTACGGCGGGCACGACCGCCATCCTGCGGTCGTTGTGCGACCAGTGAATGCGGACGAAGTTGCCGCCGTGGTGCGGCTCGCGCGCGAAACCAGCCTGGAGTTGGCGGTGCGCAGCGGCGGCCACAGTGGGGCGGGGCACAGCGTCTCGGAGGGCGGCATCGTGCTCGACCTCGCGGCAATGCGCGCACTGGACATTGACGTCGAGAACCGCACGGCCTGGGCCGAGGCCGGGCTGACGGCGGGTGAATACACGACGGCAGCGGCCTCGCACGGTCTGGCGACCGGGTTCGGGGATACCGGCTCGGTTGGGATCGGCGGGATCACGCTGGGCGGCGGTGTCGGCTACCTCGTACGCAAGTACGGGCTGACCATCGACGATCTGCTGGCGGCGGACGTCGTGACGGCGAACGGCGAGATCGTGCGCGTCGATGCCGAGTCGCACCCGGATCTCTTCTGGGCGCTCCGGGGCGGGGGCGGGAACTTTGGCGTGGTGACACGCTTTAAGTTCCGGCTGCACCCGGTTGACATGGTCGTGGGCGGCATGCTCGTTTTGCCCGCGACGGTGGACGTCATCAGCGGGGTTGCCGCCGCAGCGCATGCCGCACCGGAGGAGCTGTCGACGATTGCCAACGTGATGATCGCGCCGCCGATGCCGTTCCTGCCTGCTGAACTGCACGGTAAGCTGATCGTGATGCTGATGCTGGTCTACGTCGGGGATGTCGAGGCCGGGCAGCAGGCTGTCGCGCCGTTCCGCGCGCTGGCTGCACCTCTGGCCGACATGGTGCGGCCCATGCACTACACGGAGATGTACCCGCCGGAAGAGGGTGGCTATCACCCGACTGCGGTTTCGTGGTCGATGTTTGTGAACACGATCAACCGCGACACGGCGCAGGTGATCCTGGACCACCTGCACACATCAAGTGCTCAGATGGCCGTGGCGCAGATCCGCGTGCTGGGCGGCGCGATGGCGCGCGTGCCGGTCGAGGCGACCGCGTTTGCACATCGCCAGGAGCCGATCATGGTTAACGTCGCCGCACTCTACCAGAATCCCGCGGAAGAGGCACAGCACAAAGCCTGGGTCCGCGAGTTCGCAGCGGCGCTCAACCAGGGTAGCACTGGTGTGTACGTCAACTTCCTGGGCAACGAGGGCAAGGACCGCGTGCATGACGCGTATCCCGGCGCGACCTGGGACCGGCTGGCGGCGGTCAAGCATCGCTATGACCCGGACAACTTGTTCCACCTCAACCACAACGTCGCTTCGGCAGCGGTGGAATCCTGA
- a CDS encoding catalase: protein MADKKQLTTAHGNPIGDNQNSLTAGARGPLLMQDYQLLEKMATFNRERVPERVVHAKGSGAFGTFTITNDITTYSKAKVFSEVGKQTPCLARFSTVAGERGAADAERDVRGFAVKFYTEEGNWDMVGNNTPVFFVRDPYKFSDFIHTQKRDPRTNMRSATAMWDFWSLSPESLHQVTILFSDRGLPQGYRFVHGFSSHTYSFINADNERFWIKLHFKTQQGIRNWTNAEAAQIVGADRESAQRDLFDSIERGDYPTWRVYAQIMPEAEAETYHINPFDLTKVWPHADYPLVEIGVMELNRNPENYFAEIEQAAFEPSNIVPGISFSPDKMLQARIMSYADAHRYRIGANYAALPVNHAHADVQTYHRDGHMRFDGNFGGAVNYEPNSMGGPTEDPRYLEPPLKISGDADRYNHRDDGDYYSQPGALFRLMGADQKTQLFCNLAEAMAGVPERIIARQLVHCYKADPDYGRGVAQAVGLDMDRFVPWANLSLPELFAKTSEAGYAA, encoded by the coding sequence ATGGCTGACAAGAAACAACTGACAACCGCGCACGGAAACCCCATTGGCGACAACCAAAACTCCCTGACGGCGGGCGCGCGAGGTCCGCTCTTGATGCAGGATTACCAGCTTCTGGAGAAGATGGCGACCTTCAACCGCGAGCGCGTGCCGGAACGCGTGGTGCACGCCAAAGGCTCCGGCGCGTTCGGCACGTTTACGATCACCAACGACATTACCACCTATTCGAAGGCGAAGGTGTTCTCCGAAGTGGGCAAGCAGACCCCCTGCCTGGCCCGATTCTCGACTGTCGCGGGTGAGCGCGGCGCTGCCGATGCGGAACGGGACGTGCGCGGGTTCGCCGTCAAGTTCTACACCGAAGAGGGCAACTGGGACATGGTGGGCAACAATACGCCCGTGTTCTTCGTGCGCGACCCCTACAAGTTTAGCGACTTCATCCACACGCAGAAGCGCGATCCCAGGACGAATATGCGCTCCGCGACCGCCATGTGGGACTTCTGGTCGCTCTCGCCCGAAAGCCTGCATCAGGTGACGATCCTGTTCAGTGATCGCGGCCTGCCACAGGGCTACCGCTTCGTGCATGGCTTCAGCAGCCACACGTATAGCTTCATCAATGCGGACAACGAGCGTTTCTGGATCAAGCTGCACTTCAAGACGCAGCAGGGCATCCGGAACTGGACCAACGCGGAGGCCGCGCAAATTGTCGGGGCCGACCGCGAAAGCGCCCAGCGCGACCTGTTCGATTCGATCGAGCGCGGCGATTACCCGACGTGGCGCGTCTACGCGCAGATCATGCCGGAAGCCGAAGCCGAAACCTACCACATTAACCCCTTCGACCTGACCAAAGTCTGGCCGCACGCGGACTATCCGCTGGTGGAGATCGGCGTGATGGAGCTAAACCGCAACCCGGAGAACTACTTCGCGGAGATCGAGCAGGCCGCATTCGAGCCGTCGAACATCGTGCCCGGCATCAGCTTCTCGCCGGACAAGATGTTGCAGGCGCGTATCATGTCCTACGCGGACGCACACCGCTACCGCATCGGCGCGAACTACGCCGCGCTGCCGGTGAACCACGCGCACGCGGACGTGCAGACCTACCACCGCGACGGGCACATGCGCTTCGACGGTAATTTTGGCGGCGCGGTCAACTACGAGCCGAACAGCATGGGCGGCCCGACGGAAGATCCGCGTTATCTCGAACCGCCGCTGAAGATCTCCGGCGACGCGGATCGCTATAATCACCGCGATGACGGGGACTACTACAGCCAGCCGGGTGCGCTGTTCCGGTTGATGGGCGCCGACCAGAAGACGCAGTTGTTCTGCAATCTGGCCGAAGCGATGGCGGGCGTGCCGGAGCGCATCATCGCGCGCCAGCTCGTGCACTGCTACAAGGCCGATCCCGACTACGGGCGCGGCGTGGCGCAGGCGGTGGGCCTGGACATGGATCGCTTCGTGCCGTGGGCCAACCTCTCGCTGCCGGAACTGTTCGCGAAGACGTCCGAGGCCGGATACGCGGCTTAG
- a CDS encoding arylamine N-acetyltransferase family protein gives MDIQAYLDRIDYHGDRQPNFQTLSDLHQAHLMAIPYENLDIHLGRTLVLDERRVYEKIVTGHRGGWCYEMNGLFAWALRELGFPVTLLASAVNRPALGDRAERNHLILIVELDQPYLVDVGFGNGFLRPLPLRAGVHQQGRLTYELAHEAGRWWFTNHAYGGPGYDFTLEPHDLSAFEDRCHELQTAPDSGFVRVVVCHGFSSGGLVTLRGAMLRTITESGAHDDTIEDEATYRDMLSEQFDLHLPDEELSALWGIVWRKHQAFLQENAS, from the coding sequence TTGGACATTCAGGCTTATCTCGACCGTATCGACTACCACGGCGATCGCCAGCCGAACTTCCAGACGCTGTCCGATCTGCACCAGGCGCATCTGATGGCGATCCCCTACGAAAACCTCGACATCCACCTGGGGCGCACTCTCGTACTGGACGAGCGGCGCGTGTACGAGAAGATCGTCACAGGCCACCGGGGCGGCTGGTGCTACGAGATGAACGGACTGTTCGCCTGGGCGCTGCGCGAGTTGGGCTTTCCGGTCACACTGCTGGCGAGCGCCGTGAATCGGCCCGCGCTGGGCGACCGCGCCGAGCGCAACCACCTGATTCTGATAGTCGAGCTGGACCAGCCCTATCTCGTGGATGTGGGGTTCGGGAATGGCTTTCTGCGCCCGCTGCCACTGCGCGCCGGAGTTCACCAGCAGGGCCGTTTGACGTACGAACTCGCGCACGAAGCCGGGCGCTGGTGGTTCACAAATCACGCTTACGGTGGGCCGGGCTACGACTTCACGCTGGAGCCGCACGACCTCAGCGCGTTCGAGGACCGGTGCCACGAGCTGCAAACCGCGCCCGATTCCGGCTTCGTGCGGGTGGTCGTGTGTCACGGCTTTAGTTCCGGCGGACTGGTAACCCTGCGCGGCGCGATGCTGCGTACGATCACTGAATCGGGCGCGCATGACGACACGATCGAGGACGAAGCGACCTACCGCGACATGCTATCCGAGCAGTTCGACCTGCACCTGCCGGACGAGGAACTTTCGGCGTTGTGGGGTATCGTCTGGCGCAAGCACCAGGCGTTCCTGCAAGAAAACGCTAGCTGA
- a CDS encoding substrate-binding domain-containing protein: protein MKTTRMIALVLVLAAILLAPQIAPQKTAAQGGDEWVPYTDDMLGGGTVKEDARAEGPLPDGCPVPEAKDSYVIGMSQANRAEPWREAMDSQIAAAAEDYPDIEVIFQDAAQDNADQVSDVENLLTQGIDLLIISPNEAAPLNDIVREAWESCVPVIVLDRNLVDPNYSMFIGADNVAIGQAAGEYAAQWCADNGHDPCEIAEIRGLEGAPPAKDRGDGFRMGLEAGGMDPDAAIIFSQNADWLRERAVPAAAAAFQAYPDVDVLYGHNDPMAEGAYIAAQDAGVDVSSILFVGIDALPTPDGGIMSVLESRLGVTFVYPTGGRQAIDWAHRILVDHVNPPLWEVLPFDTVAPDNAQDVCNTFNCPNAQAGTPAPTEAAADEAAMAPAAEGWTMYTDDMVDGTVLEGWEYPANGSALPDGCPVPEAKDSYVIGMSQANRAEPWREAMDSQIAAAAEDYPDIEVIFQDAAQDNADQVSDVENLLTQGIDLLIISPNEAAPLNDIVREAWESCVPVIVLDRNLVDPNYSMFIGADNVAIGQAAGEYAAQWCADNGHDPCEIAEIRGLEGAPPAKDRGDGFRMGLEAGGMDPDAAIIFSQNADWLRERAVPAAAAAFQAYPDVDVLYGHNDPMAEGAYIAAQDAGVDVSSILFVGIDALPTPDGGIMSVLESRLGVTFVYPTGGRQAIDWAHRILVDHVVPPQWVVLPFDTVAPDNAQDVCNTFNCPNAQ from the coding sequence ATGAAAACCACTAGAATGATCGCTTTAGTCCTGGTCCTGGCCGCAATCCTGCTGGCCCCGCAGATCGCACCCCAGAAGACCGCCGCGCAGGGCGGCGACGAATGGGTTCCCTACACCGACGATATGCTCGGCGGTGGGACCGTCAAAGAAGACGCCCGCGCCGAAGGGCCACTGCCCGACGGCTGCCCTGTTCCCGAAGCCAAAGATAGCTACGTGATCGGCATGTCACAGGCCAATCGCGCCGAACCCTGGCGCGAGGCGATGGACAGCCAGATCGCCGCTGCTGCCGAGGATTACCCGGATATCGAGGTCATCTTCCAGGACGCCGCGCAGGACAACGCCGATCAGGTCAGCGACGTCGAGAACCTGCTAACCCAGGGCATCGACCTGCTGATCATTTCCCCGAACGAAGCTGCCCCGCTGAACGACATCGTGCGCGAGGCGTGGGAAAGCTGCGTGCCGGTGATCGTGCTCGACCGCAATCTGGTCGATCCCAACTACTCGATGTTCATCGGCGCGGATAACGTGGCGATCGGTCAGGCTGCCGGGGAATACGCCGCGCAGTGGTGCGCCGACAACGGCCATGACCCGTGCGAAATCGCGGAGATCCGGGGGCTGGAGGGCGCGCCGCCCGCCAAAGATCGCGGTGACGGCTTCCGCATGGGCCTCGAAGCGGGGGGCATGGACCCCGACGCCGCGATCATCTTCTCGCAAAACGCGGACTGGCTGCGCGAGCGGGCCGTGCCTGCCGCCGCAGCCGCATTCCAGGCGTATCCTGACGTAGACGTGCTCTACGGCCACAACGACCCGATGGCCGAGGGCGCGTACATCGCCGCGCAGGACGCGGGCGTGGACGTGAGTAGCATCCTGTTCGTCGGTATCGACGCGCTGCCCACCCCCGACGGTGGCATCATGTCCGTGCTCGAAAGCCGCCTCGGCGTGACCTTCGTCTACCCGACCGGCGGTCGTCAGGCGATCGACTGGGCGCACCGTATCCTGGTGGATCACGTCAATCCGCCGTTGTGGGAAGTGCTGCCGTTCGACACGGTCGCGCCGGACAATGCGCAGGACGTGTGCAACACCTTCAACTGCCCGAACGCGCAGGCCGGTACGCCCGCCCCAACCGAAGCTGCCGCTGACGAGGCCGCGATGGCCCCCGCCGCCGAAGGCTGGACGATGTACACCGACGACATGGTGGACGGCACCGTGCTGGAGGGCTGGGAGTACCCGGCTAATGGCTCCGCGCTGCCCGACGGCTGCCCTGTTCCCGAAGCCAAAGATAGCTACGTGATCGGCATGTCACAGGCCAACCGCGCCGAACCCTGGCGCGAGGCGATGGACAGCCAGATCGCCGCTGCTGCCGAGGATTACCCGGATATCGAGGTCATCTTCCAGGACGCCGCACAGGACAACGCCGATCAGGTCAGCGACGTCGAGAACCTGCTAACCCAGGGCATCGACCTGCTGATCATCTCCCCGAACGAAGCTGCCCCGCTGAACGACATCGTGCGCGAGGCGTGGGAAAGCTGCGTGCCGGTGATCGTGCTCGACCGCAATCTGGTCGATCCCAACTACTCGATGTTCATCGGCGCGGATAACGTGGCGATCGGTCAGGCTGCCGGGGAATACGCCGCGCAGTGGTGCGCCGACAACGGCCATGACCCGTGCGAAATCGCGGAGATCCGGGGGCTGGAAGGCGCACCGCCCGCGAAAGATCGCGGTGACGGCTTCCGCATGGGCCTCGAAGCGGGGGGCATGGACCCCGACGCCGCGATCATCTTCTCGCAGAACGCGGACTGGCTGCGCGAGCGGGCCGTGCCTGCCGCCGCAGCCGCATTCCAGGCGTATCCTGACGTGGACGTGCTCTACGGCCACAACGACCCGATGGCCGAGGGCGCGTACATCGCCGCGCAAGACGCGGGTGTGGACGTGAGCAGCATCCTGTTCGTCGGCATCGACGCGCTGCCCACCCCCGACGGCGGCATCATGTCCGTGCTCGAAAGCCGCCTCGGCGTGACCTTCGTCTACCCGACCGGCGGTCGTCAGGCGATCGACTGGGCGCACCGCATCCTGGTGGATCACGTCGTGCCGCCGCAGTGGGTCGTCCTGCCGTTCGACACGGTCGCGCCGGACAATGCGCAGGATGTGTGCAACACCTTCAACTGCCCGAACGCGCAGTAG
- a CDS encoding L-fucose/L-arabinose isomerase family protein, which translates to MSTPSKITLGVIVGNRDFFPDVLITEGRSSLLAVLDEMNIGVVTLTPEDTPYGAVETWEHAKKCGALFHEHAREIDGILVSLPNFGDEKGVAESIKLSGLHVPILVQAFPDDLDKFNLERRRDAFCGKISVCNNLYQYDYPFSVTSEHTVYPNTDAFKADLAKFVGVCRVVRGMKSARLGSIGARPNNFNTTRFSEKLLQSFGISVQSIDLSQILGMIGKLPDDDARVRAKLDTVMAYVPTQQVPAPALVRQAKLGVVIEDWMNDLDLDATAIQCWDSLQHNYGVNVCTIMSLMSEKFMPSACEVDITGTASMYALQLATGHPAALVDWNNNYGSDPDQCVLFHCGNWAKSFFGEVKMANAEILATTLGTENTYGTVAGRTPAGPFGFARITTDDKHGKIRAYVGNGAFVDDPLDTFGSRAVVRVDGLQDLLRYICKNGFEHHAAMTTAYAADVLAEAFETYFGWETYRHR; encoded by the coding sequence GTGAGCACCCCTTCTAAAATCACGCTTGGCGTTATCGTTGGCAACCGAGACTTTTTCCCGGACGTTCTGATTACCGAGGGTCGCAGCAGCCTGCTGGCCGTGCTGGACGAGATGAACATCGGCGTCGTGACGCTCACGCCGGAAGACACGCCGTACGGCGCGGTCGAGACGTGGGAGCACGCCAAGAAGTGCGGCGCGCTGTTCCACGAGCACGCCCGCGAGATCGACGGCATCCTGGTGAGCCTGCCGAACTTCGGCGACGAAAAGGGCGTCGCGGAGTCGATCAAGCTCTCCGGCCTGCACGTGCCGATCCTGGTGCAAGCGTTCCCCGACGACCTGGATAAGTTCAACCTGGAACGCCGCCGCGACGCGTTCTGCGGCAAGATTTCGGTCTGCAACAACCTGTACCAGTACGACTACCCGTTCAGCGTCACGTCCGAGCACACGGTGTATCCGAACACGGACGCCTTCAAGGCCGATCTGGCGAAGTTCGTCGGCGTGTGCCGCGTGGTGCGGGGCATGAAGTCCGCCCGCCTTGGCTCCATCGGCGCGCGCCCGAATAATTTCAACACCACGCGCTTCAGCGAAAAGCTGCTGCAATCGTTCGGGATTAGTGTGCAGAGCATCGACCTGTCGCAAATCCTGGGCATGATCGGCAAGCTGCCGGACGACGACGCGCGCGTGAGGGCCAAGCTCGACACGGTGATGGCCTACGTGCCGACGCAGCAGGTCCCCGCGCCCGCGCTGGTCAGGCAGGCCAAGCTCGGCGTCGTGATCGAAGACTGGATGAACGACCTGGATCTCGACGCGACCGCGATCCAGTGCTGGGACTCGCTGCAGCACAATTACGGCGTGAACGTCTGCACGATCATGAGCCTGATGAGCGAAAAGTTTATGCCCAGCGCGTGTGAGGTGGACATCACCGGCACGGCGTCGATGTACGCACTGCAACTGGCAACCGGACATCCGGCGGCGCTGGTGGACTGGAACAACAACTACGGCAGCGACCCGGACCAGTGCGTGCTGTTCCACTGCGGCAACTGGGCCAAGTCGTTTTTCGGTGAAGTCAAGATGGCGAACGCCGAGATCCTGGCGACGACGCTGGGCACGGAAAACACGTATGGCACGGTCGCAGGGCGCACGCCCGCCGGGCCGTTCGGCTTCGCGCGCATCACCACTGACGACAAGCACGGCAAGATCCGCGCCTACGTGGGCAACGGCGCCTTCGTGGACGATCCGCTGGACACGTTCGGCAGCCGCGCGGTCGTGCGCGTGGACGGCCTGCAAGACCTGCTGCGCTACATCTGCAAGAACGGCTTCGAGCATCACGCGGCCATGACCACCGCCTACGCCGCCGACGTGCTGGCCGAGGCGTTCGAGACGTATTTTGGCTGGGAGACGTACCGACATCGTTAA
- a CDS encoding LysR family transcriptional regulator has translation MELHQLVYFVAIAETGSFSRAAERCNVAQPSISQQIMKLEQELDVTLFDRLSRRVVLTNAGRLLLPHANRILAEAQEIKRGLSENLDDGHGELAVGFIPTVSPFVLPGVIKRFGEQFPHAALTVREDLTETLIQDLIDGTLDVGIVSLPIHNSLVHTEELLSEPLLVASSRKYDIVNWASIRVKALDDFPFIALNEVHCLGEQVQAFCYQQNLNVQIVCHTAQLSTVQNCIALGLGVSLVPQALALSDTSDNIVYRVLSDAVPHRQIAAATRRGRSQSTLAQRFIALVREEYPTTRQRKDTPQIRATA, from the coding sequence ATGGAACTTCACCAGCTCGTCTATTTCGTGGCGATTGCCGAAACCGGCAGCTTCAGCCGGGCGGCGGAGCGCTGCAACGTGGCGCAGCCATCGATTAGCCAGCAGATCATGAAGCTGGAGCAGGAACTGGACGTGACGCTGTTCGACCGACTGAGCCGCCGCGTCGTGCTGACCAACGCCGGGCGCCTGCTGCTGCCCCACGCCAACCGGATTCTGGCGGAGGCGCAGGAGATCAAGCGCGGGCTGAGCGAGAACCTGGACGACGGTCACGGGGAACTGGCAGTGGGCTTCATCCCCACGGTGTCGCCGTTCGTGCTGCCGGGCGTGATCAAGCGCTTCGGCGAGCAGTTCCCGCACGCGGCGCTGACCGTGCGCGAGGACCTGACCGAGACGCTGATCCAGGACCTGATCGACGGCACGCTCGACGTGGGCATCGTGAGCCTGCCGATCCACAACTCGCTGGTCCACACCGAGGAGCTGCTCAGCGAGCCGCTGCTGGTCGCGTCGTCGCGCAAGTACGACATCGTCAACTGGGCATCGATCCGGGTCAAAGCACTGGACGATTTCCCGTTCATTGCGCTCAACGAGGTGCACTGCCTGGGGGAGCAGGTGCAGGCGTTTTGCTACCAGCAGAATCTGAACGTGCAGATCGTGTGCCACACGGCGCAGCTTTCGACCGTGCAGAACTGCATCGCGCTGGGATTGGGCGTGTCGCTGGTTCCGCAGGCGCTGGCCCTCAGCGACACGTCTGACAACATCGTTTACCGCGTACTGAGCGACGCCGTGCCGCACCGGCAGATCGCCGCCGCAACGCGTCGGGGGCGCTCGCAGTCCACCCTCGCGCAGCGGTTCATCGCCCTGGTGCGCGAGGAATACCCGACAACGCGCCAGAGGAAGGACACACCGCAGATCCGCGCGACCGCATAA
- a CDS encoding DUF2277 domain-containing protein: protein MCRNIKPLYNFDPPVTENEIRAAALQYVRKVSGFNKPSNANQAAFMAAVEEITAATSKLLDALETTAPRKDREVEAARRRARSAERFAR from the coding sequence ATGTGCAGAAACATCAAGCCGCTCTACAACTTTGACCCGCCCGTGACCGAAAACGAGATCCGCGCTGCCGCGCTGCAATATGTGCGCAAGGTGAGCGGGTTCAACAAGCCCTCCAACGCGAATCAAGCTGCGTTCATGGCGGCGGTGGAGGAGATCACGGCGGCGACGAGCAAGCTGCTCGACGCGCTGGAGACGACCGCGCCGCGCAAGGACCGGGAAGTTGAAGCGGCCAGGCGGCGCGCCCGGTCTGCCGAGCGCTTCGCGCGGTAG